One Paramisgurnus dabryanus chromosome 10, PD_genome_1.1, whole genome shotgun sequence genomic region harbors:
- the LOC135779456 gene encoding uncharacterized protein — MCEVIYHSVIRPETLNMDRGEREEMTMVIYENLDLVSNDEMMINTERMSTERQRALQHTGRVSVKNRRHRSVQVCLCLLSVLLFTAVIVICVYFNNERKQLTHNYNLTKERKQLLTQNYNLTNEREELLTKYSKILNQNKILTEERDQFKKKSDELIDALTDSHLKSFTWIYYKFSFYYISSEYKSWSDSRRDCEEKGADLLIINNQEEEVFLRTHAGLGIWIGLTKEQGVWKWVDGTTLSGYWAYGYTQNYDCAVMTASGWGNNLCYNVNYKWICERRIL, encoded by the exons ATGTGTGAGGTTATTTATCATAGTGTGATCAGACCTGAGACTCTCAACATGGATagaggagagagagaagagatgACAATGGTCATCTATGAAAATTTAGATTTAGTAAGTAATGATGAAATGATGATAAACACAGAGAGGATGAGTACAGAGAGACAGCGAGCGCTTCAACATACAG GAAGAGTCTCAGTGAAGAACAGAAGACACAGATCAGTtcaagtgtgtttgtgtttactgTCTGTTCTTCTGTTCACTGCTGTAATAGTCATCTGTGTCTATTTCAACAATGAGAGAAAACAACTAACACACAACTATAACTTGactaaagaaagaaaacaaCTACTAACACAAAACTATAACTTGACCAACGAAAGAGAAGAATTACTTACAAAATACAGTAAGATACTAAACCAGAACAAAATCTTGACTGAAGAACGAGACCAGTTCAAAAAGAAGAGTGATGAACTCATCGATGCCTTAACAG ATTCGCACCTCAAAAGCTTTACATGGATTTACTACAAGTtcagtttttattacatttcatCTGAATATAAGAGCTGGAGTGACAGCAGACGAGACTGTGAAGAGAAAGGAGCAGATCTGCTGATTATAAACAACCAGGAGGAAGAA GTGTTTTTGCGTACACATGCTGGTCTTGGCATTTGGATCGGTCTTACAAAAGAACAGGGAGTCTGGAAATGGGTTGATGGCACCACACTATCTGG ATACTGGGCATATGGATATACCCAAAATTACGATTGTGCAGTCATGACTGCATCTGGATGGGGTAATAATCTGTGTTATAATgtaaattataaatggatatgTGAAAGAAGAATTCTTTAG
- the LOC135779544 gene encoding heat shock protein 30-like has protein sequence MLSLHGFQPSLITPFMRIHWPVCSLCPEIEPLYRHTDLLQEMRSSLEKLQHKISEEIQQMSNSEEIQPLTCTVQEKEGSGFKLILDTKDFSPEELSVKQVGRKLQVSGKTEKKQEDGKDSYSYRIQEFRRVFDLPEGVNPETVTCFMTDGKLYIQASVNQISETPERMLHIHCPQTGKTTQTETEKIQNNTTETHKTDQLS, from the coding sequence ATGTTGAGCCTGCATGGATTTCAGCCTTCCCTCATCACTCCATTCATGAGGATTCACTGGCCAGTGTGCAGTCTGTGTCCAGAGATTGAACCTCTTTACAGACACACTGACCTACTGCAGGAGATGAGGAGCAGCCTGGAGAAACTTCAGCACAAAATCTCTGAGGAGATCCAGCAAATGTCAAACTCTGAGGAGATCCAGCCGCTCACCTGTACAGTGCAGGAGAAAGAGGGAAGTGGCTTTAAGTTGATACTGGACACTAAAGACTTTTCCCCAGAAGAACTGTCAGTCAAACAGGTGGGCAGGAAGCTGCAGGTGAGCGGAAAGACAGAGAAGAAGCAGGAGGATGGGAAAGACTCGTACTCGTACAGAATCCAAGAGTTCAGACGTGTGTTTGATCTGCCTGAAGGAGTGAATCCTGAGACAGTGACCTGCTTCATGACTGATGGAAAGCTCTACATACAGGCATCAGTCAATCAGATATCTGAAACACCTGAGAGGATGCTGCACATTCACTGCCCTCAAACTGGGAAgacaacacagacagagactgAAAAGATTCAAAACAACACCACTGAAACACACAAGACTGATCAGCTATCTTAA
- the LOC135779542 gene encoding heat shock protein 30-like: protein MNVVLPGKFMNLLVLINRQYKAERLTALESNLNTQPERDTERLRSKTTTEKTLKMLSLHGFQPSLLTPFMRIDWPVCSLWPEIEPLYRHTDLLQEMRRSLEKLQHKISEEIQQMSNSEEIQPLTCTVQEKEGSGFVLTLDTKDFSPEELSVKQVGRKLQVSGKTEKKQEDGKDSYSYRIQEFRRVFDLPEGVNPETVTCSMTDGKLYIQASVNQISETPERMLHIHCPQTVKTTQTETEKIQNNTTETHKTDQQF from the coding sequence ATGAATGTGGTATTGCCTGGAAAGTTCATGAACTTGCTGGTCCTGATAAACAGGCAGTATAAAGCTGAGAGACTCACAGCACTCGAGTCAAACCTAAACACACAAccagagagagacacagagagattGAGAAGCAAAACAACAACAGAGAAGACACTGAAAATGTTGAGCCTGCATGGATTTCAGCCTTCCCTCCTCACTCCATTCATGAGGATTGACTGGCCAGTGTGCAGTCTGTGGCCGGAGATCGAACCTCTTTACAGACACACTGACCTACTGCAGGAGATGAGGAGAAGCCTGGAGAAACTACAGCACAAAATCTCTGAGGAGATCCAGCAAATGTCAAACTCTGAGGAGATCCAGCCGCTCACCTGTACAGTGCAGGAGAAAGAGGGAAGTGGCTTTGTGTTGACACTGGACACTAAAGACTTTTCTCCAGAAGAACTGTCAGTCAAACAGGTGGGCAGGAAGCTGCAGGTGAGCGGAAAGACAGAGAAGAAGCAGGAGGATGGGAAAGACTCGTACTCGTACAGAATCCAAGAGTTCAGACGTGTGTTTGATCTGCCTGAAGGAGTGAATCCTGAGACAGTGACCTGCTCCATGACTGATGGAAAGCTCTACATACAGGCATCAGTCAATCAGATATCTGAAACACCTGAGAGGATGCTGCACATTCACTGCCCTCAAACTGTGAAgacaacacagacagagactgAAAAGATTCAAAACAACACCACTGAAACACACAAGACTGATCAGCAATTTTAA